One region of Eupeodes corollae chromosome 1, idEupCoro1.1, whole genome shotgun sequence genomic DNA includes:
- the LOC129941596 gene encoding putative transcription factor capicua: MVRSTSASTTVLITNQQLVQSNAQNARHNIPSPIKMVIPATSQHQQVLQQQQQQQQQQQQHQQQQRQQQQQQQQQHQLQQQYQQQQHHLQQQQQQQQTHPQQQQLLQQSQQHLQQQQPPPRLHPKKRKFDPAELERMDHPKVQQLLISEGGGGGCDGNETGSMTLKKGTNIIVSAPNWQPTSNTASNETVFIRSIPHPGNTTTQNIGRLTNMESPDKKIIIASPQNSYKFQNLQTITTISNNSNSRSNSTTQQQYNISYQQQQQPQQNNAPSSVGVLDLSEWTNTRVLAKLGNYYASGIIRPAETTTPNSVCVEFDAPENRTQLYTDVLAAGRYSVILDASPPAAEININTRVCVRTQIEGRPGHVFIEGSVTDMNLTTKQFSVQIGDSNSAQIIKTVKRAELRLLQPPWWDELNEVGKYSNSRSNSVIGQQNTDILEGRTGQRIINKSGHIVINNSETNIIYTSRGDVLHKAPSHQVAFVTARYEPCGKINTGGGHHTPTSVSNNGGISSNSTAPLQIHHVLPTLQHNEEYYRTTATSPFQSSAMLNNNEGTAGNGNGNGNGGHIPDIIVSQSLAHKVQSPSTEDIHRRQRSYDDYESDDELKRVEISGYAMDGDVEKLSGGSKRSSMQSRGSTSSLLDQRLTPRSHPATPRSQATTPHRFKKGDVVQSESGVRKKFNGKQWRRLCSNQSCLKESQRRGYCSRHLNQKGSTLRSTGPSRFPSDISSRSSSKTQVDEETSRDSETSPNYRVAGRFDQEETDVANMLVSLSSSRSATPSFSSPVNHGTSPMNNNHSPVTVSNRQNFFTPIGGPAPPESTTKWKNSPSPVLYNVGYSQVIRPESVRAQQPAPPVCSQQQQQQPQPPLPPQQQHQQHHQQQQLMQKQQQQMQQPPPQQQQQQQSSTIQQQQQSTVQTTVGHATSVIRISPASNSYQTFHPVIVDASQLVPVLPPAAPVAPTQQSQIQQPVVATPAPPQQPSEKTIPKNGINHGSTFQWHTLLPLINSPAKQQQQSTQATPSASSTSMTCSVPMESPVSAKSEPMPHDECDDQLDDDVFEPTPPSQRFEHNNSTGHNGSGYRQVTFSTGEALAAPDNSNTCRPPQSAATDSNDVAEATAAATAAAKRRSQSLSSLQNASKEPMSPMTKTKIRRPMNAFMIFSKKHRKLVHKKHPNQDNRTVSKILGEWWYALKPEEKAKYHELASSVKDAHFKLHPEWKWCSKDRRKSSSSTKGDATRVRNDSGDGPDSSLDEKSPKTPADMPLPGPDIIPLTIAAYNIDEISPTKQSNGSYIQDEVHVKTETLSEEAASDDEQMVIAEEMSNAPDSGKLIDLKCRERVADSDMEDSVFDYRTSAENKHSNVIDQNRIQTMQENNNVKHEDVCKEQQQQQQNQQQKVSQAQHQQHKLQNQQQLHQQQQELQQHKQQQELQQHQQQQQQQQQQKQHQQQQQQHHQQQQQQQQQQQQQQQQQQQQQQQQQQLNLQNETTAQSRAANSTTITANSERDITLKPKPIKAQRPIENNILSYQQIPMYSYSSPKNPIGVTPFQPTGGAFKTMPISPKGTKLEEQPGDGSNTNNNNNTFVIKQEDCEKKIKQEQISPFTVSGGPTVFTFNMKGPSTDYVSSPLLGPSSSGGAGGNSLSESAKASLTATPSSSASSCSSLSSSSGSLPTTASPLSAPPTSVVSSSVIPTAQIVTTKSGQKQIMLYSNHQVAFIPMHGNDDQQNKINPSSPNAVPISNNNSATPAVQYLFKKTTNQQTPNNQQQTQSTVLNTILVQGYSQVSEATPMSPGYKSLPTTPQSSGDTKGSLPQSDSDVEKQTNENEDSEGQQFVLAPTPAQLGRAPLQRRKNMLGKNDSTSHSAAETVTTSVNYSTASSTDATTVVTSITQTAATTTLLSTALPTPTSSTSSCDEHPKSPQKNNLSKKKNDDMDNVLKQVDFEKKYQALPQFKPEDCQSPSAISVPSSPRVYGTNYRKKNPVQKIHSEDESTEEMPMQRFFGPDFNIDQLREMETNPAGRSPRTPQTPLQSARSDASEKGHRKVLEQRRSLVLQFFSEHGMFPSTQATIAFHTKHIDIFPRKQDLQLKIREVRQKQMGSFTPHSAGPATPSEISTGSNDHQQHPNYEQQHQHNQQQQQLQQQQLQQQQQQHLNQQNHQQQQQQQSQASQQKQQQQQQH, translated from the exons ATGGTTAGATCTACGTCGGCGTCGACAACAGTTCTCATAACGAATCAACAATTAGTTCAGTCGAACGCCCAAAACGCTAGACATAATATTCCATCACCAATCAAGATGGTTATACCGGCCACAAGCCAACATCAGCAAGTgttgcagcaacaacaacagcagcaacaacaacagcagcagcatcagcaacagcagcgtcaacagcaacaacaacagcagcagcagcatcaacttcaacaacaatatcaacaacaacaacatcacttgcaacaacaacaacagcagcagcagacaCACCCTCAGCAACAACAACTGTTGCAACAGTCTCAGCAGCATCTGCAACAACAGCAACCACCACCACGGCTGCATCCAAAAAAGCGAAAATTTGACCCAGCTGAGCTGGAGAGAATGGATCATCCGAAGGTGCAGCAGCTGCTTATATCAGAAGGAGGTGGAGGTGGTTGTGACGGAAATGAGACTGGTTCCATGACGTTAAAAAAGGGCACTAACATCATTGTGTCCGCACCCAATTGGCAGCCTACATCAAATACAGCATCAAATGAAACTGTTTTCATAAGATCGATTCCACATCCAGGCAATACCACCACTCAGAACATCGGCCGTCTGACCAATATGGAGAGTCCCGATAAGAAAATCATCATAGCGAG CCCGCAAAATTCTTATAAATTCCAAAATCTACAAACCATAACAACAATCAGTAACAATAGCAACAGCCGATCGAATTCAACAACGCAACAacaatacaatatttcttatcagcaacaacagcagcccCAACAGAATAATGCTCCATCATCAGTTGGAGTACTAGATTTAAGTGAATGGACCAATACAAGGGTTTTGGCTAAGCTAGGCAACTATTATGCTTCGGGAATTATTCGACCAGCCGAAACAACTACACCTAACTCGGTTTGTGTAGAATTTGATGCGCCCGAAAATCGCACACAATTGTATACGGATGTTTTGGCTGCTGGTCGATATAGTGTAATTTTGGATGCAAGTCCTCCAGCAGCAGAG ATCAATATTAATACACGAGTTTGTGTTCGAACACAAATTGAAGGGAGACCAGGCCATGTTTTCATTGAGGGTTCCGTGACTGATATGAATCTGACCACCAAACAATTTTCAGTACAAATTGGCGATTCAAACTCTGCACAAATA ATTAAGACAGTAAAAAGAGCTGAATTACGTTTATTACAACCGCCTTGGTGGGATGAACTCAATGAAGTAGGAAAATACTCAAATTCACGCAGCAATAGTGTTATTGGACAACAAAACACCGATATTCTAGAAGGAAGAACGGGCCAACGTATTATCAATAAAAGCGGGCATATTGTTATAAACAATTccgaaacaaatattatttacacGAGCCGTGGTGATGTCCTTCATAAAGCACCTTCTCATCAAGTGGCTTTCGTTACTGCTAGATACGAACCATGtggaaaaataaatactggCGGAGGACATCATACCCCAACATCTGTAAGTAACAATGGTGGTATTAGTAGTAATTCAACTGCTCCACTGCAAATACATCATGTCCTGCCAACTCTACAGCATAACGAGGAATATTATCGAACTACAGCAACATCGCCTTTTCAGTCGTCAGCTATGTTAAATAACAATGAAGGCACAGCGGGCAATGGGAATGGAAATGGGAATGGGGGACATATTCCTGACATAATAGTGTCGCAGAGTTTGGCACATAAGGTGCAGAGTCCATCAACGGAAGATATTCACCGGCGGCAAAGATCATACGATGATTATGAATCAGACGATGAATTGAAACGTGTTGAAATCAGTGGCTATGCAATGGACGGCGATGTAGAGAAGCTATCTGGTGGAAGTAAGAGGAGCAGCATGCAAAGTCGAGGTAGTACTTCCAGTCTTCTCGATCAGAGGCTCACCCCACGATCTCATCCAGCAACTCCAAG atcTCAAGCGACAACACCCCATCGTTTTAAGAAGGGCGATGTCGTTCAGTCGGAATCTGGTGTACGTAAGaaatttaatggaaaacaaTGGCGCCGGTTGTGTTCGAATCAATCGTGTTTGAAAGAATCTCAACGAAGAGGTTATTGTTCGAGGCATTTGAATCAGAAAGGTAGCACATTACGATCCACTGGACCAAGTCGGTTTCCAAG TGATATTAGTAGTCGATCGAGCAGTAAAACTCAGGTTGATGAAGAGACTTCCCGTGATTCGGAAACTTCGCCGAACTATCGAGTAGCAGGACGATTCGATCAAGAAGAAACTGATGTTGCGAATATGCTGG tGTCACTGAGTAGCTCTCGGTCGGCTACTCCATCGTTTTCATCACCTGTCAATCATGGCACCTCTCCCATGAACAATAATCATTCGCCGGTGACTGTGTCCAATCGACAAAACTTCTTTACACCAATCGGTGGTCCTGCGCCACCTGAATCGACGACAAAATGGAAGAATTCTCCCAGTCCAGTGCTTTACAATGTTGGTTATTCTCAAGTGATACGACCGGAATCGGTAAGAGCACAACAACCTGCACCACCGGTCTGTtcacagcagcaacagcaacaacccCAACCTCCGCTGCCACCCCAGCAACAGCAtcaacaacatcatcaacagcaacagttaatgcaaaaacaacaacaacaaatgcaACAACCACctccacaacaacaacaacagcagcaatcTTCGACAATTCAGCAGCAACAGCAGTCAACAGTGCAAACGACTGTTGGCCATGCAACCAGTGTAATAAGGATCTCACCAGCTTCCAACAGCTACCAGACATTTCATCCGGTAATTGTGGACGCATCTCAATTGGTGCCTGTGTTGCCACCGGCAGCACCTGTAGCACCAACTCAACAGTCACAAATACAACAACCTGTGGTTGCCACACCAGCACCACCTCAACAACCAAGTGAAAAAACGATTCCAAAAAACG GGATTAACCATGGGTCGACGTTTCAATGGCACACGCTCCTGCCACTGATTAATTCTCCTgcgaaacaacaacaacagtcgACACAAGCAACGCCATCAGCATCATCGACATCGATGACCTGTTCGGTCCCAATGGAATCCCCCGTTAGTGCTAAATCGGAGCCCATGCCCCACGATGAATGTGATGATCAACTAGACGATGATGTCTTTGAACCAACTCCACCATCACAAAGATTCGAACATAATAATTCAACTGGTCACAATGGTAGTGGCTACAGACAGGTTACCTTTAGCACAGGAGAAGCACTCGCAGCACCAGATAACAGTAATACCTGTCGGCCACCGCAATCTGCAGCAACAGACAGCAACGATGTTGCAGaggcaacagcagcagcaaccgCAGCTGCCAAAAGACGTTCCCAGTCTTTAAGTTCACTGCAAAATGCATCTAAAGAACCCATGAGTCCTATGACAAag aCTAAAATTCGCCGACCAATGAATGCTTTTATGATATTCTCCAAAAAACATCGCAAGCTAGTTCATAAAAAACATCCCAATCAAGACAATCGCACTGTGAGTAAGATTCTCGGTGAATGGTGGTATGCGCTGAAACCTGAGGAAAAAGCAAAATACCACGAACTGGCGAGTTCTGTAAAAGATGCTCATTTTAAATTGCATCCTGAATGGAAATGGTGCTCTAAGGATCGAAGAAAATCATCAAGTTCTACCAAAGGTGATGCAACCCGAGTTAGGAATGACTCTGGAGATGGCCCTGATTCATCTTTAGATGAAAAGAGCCCAAAAACCCCAGCTGATATGCCTCTTCCTGGTCCGGATATTATTCCCCTCACAATTGCTGCCTATAATATAGATGAAATATCACCGACAAAACAAAGTAATGGAAGTTACATTCAAGACGAAGTACATGTAAAGACAGAGACTTTGAGTGAAGAGGCTGCATCGGATGATGAACAG ATGGTTATTGCTGAGGAAATGTCTAATGCACCGGATTCGGGAAAACTTATTGATCTAAAATGTCGTGAGCGCGTTGCTGATTCTGACATGGAGGACTCTGTTTTTGATTATAGAACCAGCGctgaaaat AAACATTCTAATGTCATTGATCAGAATCGTATTCAAACGATGCAGgaaaataataatgtaaaaCATGAGGATGTTTGCAAagaacaacagcagcaacagcaaaatCAACAACAGAAGGTATCTCAAGCACAACACCAACAGCACAAGcttcaaaaccaacaacaattgCACCAGCAACAACAAGAATTGCAGCAGCATAAGCAACAACAAGAACTGCAgcagcatcaacaacaacaacaacagcagcagcagcaaaaacaacatcagcaacagcagcagcaacatcatcaacaacaacaacagcagcaacaacaacagcaacaacaacagcagcaacaacaacaacagcagcaacaacaacagcagctaaatttacaaaatgagACCACCGCACAGTCCAGAGCTGCAAATTCAACAACAATAACTGCTAATTCAGAAAGAGATATAACATTGAAGCCAAAGCCAATAAAAGCTCAACGGCCAATTGAAAACAACATCTTGAGCTATCAGCAAATTCCCATGTACTCATACAGTAGCCCAAAGAACCCTATTGGTGTAACGCCATTCCAACCTACAG GTGGTGCCTTTAAAACAATGCCCATCAGTCCAAAAGGTACAAAACTGGAGGAACAACCAGGGGATGGCAGCAAcacaaataacaacaataacactTTTGTCATCAAACAAGAAGATtgtgaaaagaaaatcaaacaagAACAAATTTCTCCTTTCACTGTTAGTGGAGGTCCAACAGTTTTCACATTCAATATGAAAGGCCCTTCAACGGACTATGTGAGTAGTCCACTTTTAGGACCATCATCGAGCGGTGGTGCTGGCGGCAACTCGCTATCCGAATCAGCTAAAG CTTCATTGACAGCAACTCCTTCCTCTTCGGCTTCCTCTTGTTCTTCTTTATCTTCTTCTTCGGGTTCTTTACCGACAACAGCTTCACCACTATCGGCCCCACCAACAAGTGTTGTTTCATCCTCGGTTATACCAACTGCTCAGATTGTAACAACAAAGTCTGGACAAAAACAGATTATGTTATATTCAAATCATCAG gtggcATTTATACCAATGCATGGGAATGAtgatcaacaaaacaaaattaatccaAGTTCTCCAAACGCTGTGCCAATAAGTAATAATAACTCGGCAACACCAGCAgtgcaatatttatttaagaaaaccaCCAACCAACAGACACCGAATAATCAACAGCAAACGCAAAGTACTGTTTTAAATACGATTTTGGTGCAGGGATATAGCCAAG TTTCCGAAGCAACACCGATGTCACCAGGCTACAAATCACTACCTACAACACCTCAATCCTCTGGTGATACAAAAGGAAGCCTTCCACAATCGGACTCAGatgttgaaaaacaaacaaacgaaaatGAGGACTCTGAAGGTCAACAATTTGTATTAGCTCCAACTCCAGCTCAATTAGGTCGGGCTCCGTTACAACGTCGAAaaaatatgt taGGTAAAAACGATTCAACATCGCATTCGGCAGCTGAAACAGTAACGACATCTGTCAATTATTCCACTGCCAGCAGTACTGATGCAACAACAGTCGTTACTTCGATAACACAAACTGCCGCCACAACTACGTTGTTGTCAACTGCTCTCCCAACACCAACATCATCAACTTCCAGTTGCGATGAACATCCAAAATCGCCACAAAAGAATAacctttcaaaaaagaaaaacgacgaTATGGATAA CGTCCTTAAACAAGTTGACTTTGAGAAGAAGTATCAAGCTTTGCCACAATTCAAACCAGAAGATTGTCAGTCGCCAAGTGCTATATCAGTGCCATCATCACCACGTGTGTATGGAACAAACTATCGAAAAAAGAATCCCGTGCAGAAAATtc ATAGTGAAGATGAATCCACAGAGGAAATGCCAATGCAACGATTCTTTGGACCTGATTTTAATATCGATCAGCTGAGAG aaatggaaacaaatcCCGCTGGAAGATCGCCTAGAACACCACAAACGCCATTACAAAGTGCACGGTCTGATGCTAGTGAAAAAGGCCATCGAAAAGTACTCGAACAAAGGCGTAGCTTGGTATTGCAGTTCTTTAGCGAACATGGAATGTTCCCTTCAACACAAGCTACAATTGCATTTCat ACTAAACATATTGACATATTTCCAAGGAAACAAGATCTTCAGTTGAAAATACGTGAAGTACGTCAAAAACAAATGGGCAGCTTTACACCACATTCAGCTGGGCCAGCCACGCCTAGTGAAATAAGTAcag